In Acaryochloris sp. CCMEE 5410, the following proteins share a genomic window:
- a CDS encoding ParM/StbA family protein: MADITIAFDPGSSLGKVYYTLSEFKPGLLLMEPEVAKVSKQRLTSLGQFSHAEPQNSAWVEYQDDCRAVGFLARQFSFHTDLRLSEPKFVQSLYKVLAIIGILAQRKKLPNGSAVRLGLLLPWSEYEHRALFERSLLEAIQDFKFRGQQLSFELESLDCKPEGFGLFFRGRQSGFSLKQRQVCVIMIGFRNVSILLMDRGVLIKGITNDLGFIKIVQAVKPFLPGQADQDIAATIYEAGSKVSLKALKELISIQDRDLKQQTLNQVQRAALDARSEYWAAMEDLLQREIPSSVDEVIFAGGTAFYFQRELNSLFSKAETSWCEQIITDIEKHHGDWVKQNAFSIRLADPKAFFYILYSAKVPVNA, translated from the coding sequence GTGGCAGATATTACTATCGCCTTCGATCCTGGTTCATCACTGGGCAAAGTTTATTACACGCTCAGTGAGTTTAAACCAGGACTCCTATTGATGGAGCCAGAAGTCGCCAAAGTTTCCAAGCAACGATTGACCAGCTTAGGGCAGTTCAGTCATGCTGAACCGCAAAATTCAGCATGGGTTGAGTACCAAGATGATTGTCGAGCGGTTGGATTTCTCGCACGGCAATTTTCATTTCACACAGACCTTAGATTGTCTGAGCCTAAGTTTGTGCAATCGTTGTATAAAGTATTGGCAATTATTGGAATTCTGGCTCAGCGCAAGAAACTACCAAACGGTTCAGCAGTCCGTTTGGGACTCCTGTTGCCCTGGTCCGAGTACGAGCATCGAGCATTGTTTGAACGCTCACTGCTTGAGGCCATCCAAGACTTTAAGTTTAGGGGGCAACAACTTAGCTTTGAGCTTGAGAGTTTAGACTGCAAGCCAGAAGGGTTTGGCTTGTTTTTCCGGGGTCGGCAGTCAGGCTTCAGTCTCAAGCAACGCCAGGTTTGTGTGATTATGATTGGTTTTAGAAATGTCTCTATCTTGCTGATGGATCGGGGGGTATTGATCAAGGGGATCACTAACGACTTGGGGTTTATAAAAATTGTCCAAGCTGTAAAACCCTTCTTGCCGGGACAAGCTGACCAAGATATTGCGGCAACTATCTATGAGGCTGGGTCCAAGGTCAGTCTAAAGGCACTAAAGGAGTTGATTTCAATCCAAGACAGGGACTTGAAACAGCAAACACTCAACCAAGTTCAAAGGGCAGCATTGGATGCCAGATCTGAGTATTGGGCTGCCATGGAAGACCTATTGCAGCGGGAAATTCCATCCTCTGTTGACGAAGTTATTTTTGCTGGTGGGACTGCATTCTATTTTCAACGAGAGCTTAACTCCCTATTTAGTAAGGCTGAGACAAGCTGGTGTGAGCAAATTATTACGGATATCGAGAAACACCACGGAGATTGGGTAAAGCAGAATGCGTTTAGTATCCGATTAGCTGATCCCAAAGCCTTTTTCTATATCTTGTACAGTGCAAAGGTTCCCGTAAATGCCTAG
- the tnpA gene encoding IS200/IS605 family transposase: MKIHLICVTKFRKKVFEAKGLDVIEDAFRSVAQKMNFQVLEFKGKADHVHALIEYPPKLSVSLIVNSLKEVSSRRYGQAGLQKPQQQSLWSPSYFVCSVGGAPSEVLKQYIQNQEKSS; the protein is encoded by the coding sequence CTGAAAATTCATCTGATTTGTGTGACTAAATTCAGGAAGAAGGTTTTTGAGGCTAAAGGACTAGATGTGATTGAGGATGCCTTTAGATCCGTCGCTCAAAAAATGAATTTTCAGGTTTTAGAGTTCAAAGGTAAGGCCGATCATGTTCATGCATTGATTGAGTATCCGCCTAAGCTATCTGTGTCTCTAATAGTGAATTCACTCAAGGAAGTTTCTAGTCGCCGATATGGCCAAGCTGGATTACAGAAGCCCCAGCAACAGAGTTTATGGAGTCCAAGCTATTTTGTCTGCTCAGTGGGTGGGGCACCTTCAGAAGTATTGAAGCAATATATCCAAAATCAAGAAAAGTCGTCTTAG